A stretch of the Pleurodeles waltl isolate 20211129_DDA chromosome 2_1, aPleWal1.hap1.20221129, whole genome shotgun sequence genome encodes the following:
- the MC4R gene encoding melanocortin receptor 4, which produces MNSSLYHAMPPTLHFRNHSHGTQVGAANESAGKSHYSEGCYEQLFVSPEVFVILGIVSLLENIPVIIAIAKNKNLHSPMYFFICSLAVADMLVSLSNGSETIVITLLNNTESGAPNFTVNIDNVLDSVICSSLLASICSLLSIAVDRYFTIFYALQYHNIVTVKRAVIIISCIWAACTVSGILFIIYSDSAVVVICLIGMFFTMLALMTSLYVHMFMLARLHMKRIAILPGRGTIRQGANMKGAITLTILLGVFVVCWAPFFLHLVFYISCPQNPYCVCFMSHFNVYLILIMCNSVIDPLIYALRSQELRKTFKEMFCCLSPIGLCDLPGSY; this is translated from the coding sequence ATGAACTCTTCCCTTTATCACGCAATGCCCCCGACGCTACACTTCAGGAATCATAGCCATGGGACGCAGGTGGGGGCTGCTAACGAGTCGGCCGGAAAGAGTCACTATTCCGAAGGGTGCTACGAGCAACTTTTTGTGTCCCCGGAGGTGTTTGTGATCCTGGGCATAGTGAGCTTGCTGGAAAACATCCCTGTGATCATCGCGATCGCCAAGAACAAGAACCTTCACTCGCCCATGTACTTTTTTATCTGCAGCCTGGCCGTTGCAGACATGCTCGTGAGCTTGTCCAACGGGTCCGAGACCATAGTCATCACCCTTCTGAACAACACCGAGTCGGGGGCGCCCAACTTCACCGTCAACATCGACAACGTGCTCGACTCTGTGATCTGCAGCTCCCTGCTGGCCTCCATCTGCAGCCTGCTCTCTATAGCGGTAGACAGGTACTTCACCATCTTCTACGCGCTGCAGTACCACAACATCGTGACGGTGAAGCGGGCGGTGATCATCATCTCCTGCATCTGGGCCGCGTGCACCGTCTCCGGCATCCTGTTCATCATCTACTCGGACAGCGCCGTGGTCGTCATCTGCCTCATCGGCATGTTCTTTACCATGCTGGCGCTCATGACGTCCCTCTACGTGCACATGTTCATGCTGGCCCGGCTGCACATGAAGCGCATTGCCATCTTGCCCGGCAGGGGCACCATCCGCCAAGGCGCCAACATGAAGGGCGCCATCACGCTGACCATCCTGCTGGGGGTGTTCGTGGTGTGCTGGGCGCCCTTCTTTCTCCACCTCGTTTTCTACATCTCCTGCCCCCAGAACCCGTACTGTGTGTGCTTCATGTCGCACTTTAACGTGTACCTCATCCTCATCATGTGCAATTCGGTCATCGACCCACTGATTTATGCGCTCCGCAGCCAAGAACTAAGGAAAACCTTCAAGGAAATGTTCTGCTGCCTGAGCCCGATAGGGCTGTGCGACCTCCCGGGCAGCTACTGA